In the genome of Xiphias gladius isolate SHS-SW01 ecotype Sanya breed wild chromosome 18, ASM1685928v1, whole genome shotgun sequence, the window CAGGTACTTCCTGTACAGCTGCAGAGCGGTGCGTGCGTCCTCTATGCTGTCGTGGGTTTCCCCCTGGATGTTGAGGTCTGTGAACAGGAGTCGCACAATGAAAGGGACAAACAGGAATGACTGGTCATAGTGACTCCTACAGCAGCGTTTCAGCTGTTTAGCATAAATTTAACAGTCACGATGCTAGGGATTAACACCTCGACGCTCCCGcgcagaaaacacaacaacgcacatttaaattattcatgGAGACAGTTGAGGAAGTAAACAGACCTCAGTATTCAAGCCAAAGGTGAACAAACTAATTCAACTCGATGATTTATTGATCAACTAATGTTTAATTTGACTACCCGTCCTCAGAAGCTTGACATGACAATGTCGGATGATCATTCAGTAGTTAGGTGCAAATGGAAACACTCATAGCTGGCAACAAAAAGCCTTTGCAAGGTGTGATACTAAGTACTGACTTCGTAGGCTACCCAAACTTTTTTACATGCCTCAATTactctcatttttgttttgttaagttcatgaaataaaaagtaacagtgcatgAACATTTGAGGAAAGGCTAATTTTAATGTcgtttgttgtatttatttcttttcaattaaaaaaaaaaaaaaaaaaattcaacaaaatatgGACTTTCCCTGAACTTTTGGATACAACAGTACCTGCAGTTGCATTTGGCTTTATTTGCGTCAGCCCTGCACATGTCCTACTTTTTTCATCTTAACTGACCTAAAAAGTACCAGGCGAGAAATCTCAGAGAAATCATCCTTTTACGTGGCAAATGGAAGAGGTAGACTGTGTCGATGACTTGGTCTTTGAGAAccttaaaaacagcaacaaacagaaacagaaactttaGTCTTGAATGCTCAGAGAGAAAATCTGACGTGtagtgtgatgttttttgtgcTGCCCTGCCATGCAAATAATAGTACTGATGGCAAACCAGGCAACAGAACAAATCTGACTTACAGCAGTTGTTAAACAACATACCAATAAATTAATAACCCGAAAGTCCTTCTGTAAGCCGTGACCAACAAAGCGGACTCCTGTGTCGATAAGGAAGCGCAGCTTTAGGTAGGTGGACTTTAGGGTGGTCAAATGCTTTGAGGAAATCTTTGCATCCAGGTCCCCTGGTTTGATGCCAGAATATTGCGTCAGATAGTCGACCACCTGGAAGAACCAACATTCACAAGTGTTAGGGCTCTAACACAGGAGCAGCCGTTTCACAGGAATAGGTTTGAAAAAGAACTGTACCTCTCCGAGGTTGATATTAGACTCTGCAGCTTTCATCATGACTAATAAATAGACTTTTCTATCAAGTCAGCAGATGGTACTCTGGCCTGGCTACGGGCCAACTAGACAAACAAGGGGACAAGTAATCAATCATCTTGATCTGCGCACAATAAAAGAACATCAAGAAGTGTCCCCTGTCTTTCCTACAGTTTGAGCATCATGTAGTAATTGAACtgcaaaccaaaaaacacaccCGGCTCAACCTCTCCGCTCATCTTTTGTCTGCGATTAATGTTGTGCTTCTCATTTCACAACTTTCAAAAATAGCTTGAACTGACTCCAGGTCGTTCAAATATTTTGCTACTCAATAAACTTCTGACAGctattttgctttcttttgcttGGACTCATCAAGTGTATTTTCACGCCTGTGAGCGTATTACCAACACTAACAAAGGGACACACTGTCTAATGACAATGGAGGCAATATGATAGAGGAAGTGATGGGAAAAGGTGTCCTCCCTGCATAATGGTTTGGTCAAGTGTACCCTGTTTCTACAAAATCAGAAAATTCCTGTAAACGTTATATGTATTTTCTGCTGTTGGGCAATCTGTCCTTCTGCGGTCTCTCACCTGCTCTTGAGTGGAGATGTAGTCATCGATGAAGGGCACCCCCTCGTTGGGCCCCTGACCCCTCACACAGGTGATCCTGGCTACAGACATCTGACTGGGCTTGATGGTCGACTTGGTGCCGTCACTGCGCAGTTCTGCCTCttcctgcagacacacacaggtttagTCAGGTTTATTTAAAGTGGATTATCACAAGAGGAtgattttacaataaaaacagttatCGGTAGGAGCATCTACACACTGTACATTATGGAAATATTGATAGATCGTAGATTTATCGATATAGactggtaaaaaaaattgtttttaaaaattccactGAGCACAGCCCAACAAGAAACCTTATTTATAATTCCTTCTTTTTGGAAAACAAGTGCTTCATTCACGCTTATTAGATTTAGACTGGTGGAAATCTGTGTTGAATAACAGTATACCCATGTATTTCTTTGGCAGTATAAGAGAAATCGTTTTTCAGTTCcatttagagctgaaaagattcatcgatcaacagaaaaataatcggcaaaCTATTCTGACAGTCGATCAATCATTCGTCCTTTTACAAGCAAAACTAGAGAAAATAAATGCCAAACAACTGCTAATCCCGGcttgtcaaatgtgagaatctgctgctttttttagtcttaaattattatgaatttaacatttttgggttttggactggtgCTCTAACAAAGTAAGACGTCTGAAGACGTCCCCTTTGTCTCTGCGAAGGTATAAAGGGgcattttttcacagtttttggaTCTTTTGTAGACTAAATGgctgattgaaaaaaataaccgaAAGATTagtcgataatgaaaataatcaatagttgcagccctagttctGCTATAAAAGAAATCCCTCCGATTCACCTCCCGACCTGTTCAATTTGTCAAATTCTATCATCTAGTTGCAGTTCAGGAAACCACTCAGCCTATTGGTCATGAGAAGATTTTTAAGAGATTTTTTAGTCCAAGCCATTGGACAAGCTGTAAACACTCTAGTCCTCCGCTGTGGTTGGAcgacacatgacacacacaccatggcAGACTGTTTAAAGCAATCCCTGACCTTCAACTCGGGTTTAACTAGAGGATGACGACGATTTCTCTGCCATGTATATGGGTAACCGGGTTTctaatcagttttttaaaaatacacatgtacAGCACAAAGACTTCAGAGTACTACACTGATTTAGCCTTGTACTTTTAAAAGaggatcaaaatcaatgcagcagaaccagagatattgttTGTATTGTTCCATATATTCTTCTATCTTGTCAAAACCTGGGGCCTACATTACACACAATGTGCTGACAGTTCGGTGGGAGATTCGGGTGTTTTATGCAGGTGGCTGCTAATGAACTAAAGTTCACTTCTTTGTAACTCAACaccaccagattttttttcactttcaaacttGCAATCTTCAGACTCGACCAGCAATGACTCAATGgcacttgaggcaatttatctGATTTTGTTCCACACGTTTTGTAGTCACAAAAGGTTTTATAAGAATTTTTGAGTTCCcctttaaagtcaaactgaaattacatttagtcattctttttccttattcaaaaataatgtgttttttaaactgtactgttgtaagttttttttcttaaagaggaagaaaaaaatggtctTTGGGGAAATATCAGAATTACACCTTTTTGTCTCCGCCGGCTGGAGGTGCATGTGGGTGTCTGCGTTTGATTGACGATAGCCGACAGGCTGTCAGAGTGCTGGTGTTCAGGAGAGATAAAGTAAACAAACTAGCACTGTAGCTACAAGTCATGGGCAGACAGTGTTTCATTGGTGATAATGACCAGTAAGGACCACACTAGCATCTAACTGGACCAAAGTTAAACCCTTTAAACAGGGTGTAGACATTTGTTATGTTTACACACTGTTTAGTGAGCTGCAGCTGAACAGCCAAATTAGCTATCTACCCCGCAAAATTTGAGCCAGGGAAAGCCACAGTGGAGCAGGTGGATGGAAAGAGAGATTAATACATGCAACAAAGTCCAACTACCACTGAAAGTAACACAAAAGAGCCTCTACAAGTCTAAATACAGTGGTTTCTACTGAATATCAGGCAGTATCTTCTAATACAGTTAAAGGAAGCAAGCCGTGCCTCCAAAATCTAGTCATAGTTGGGGAGAAATCTGATTACTGAGAGCTGTATGTATACATGGATGTACAGTAACCAGGTTACTGAAGTGTATGTAAACTGCATAACCTGATTTTCTCTGAGTaacacgttttttttctgtgtgcatgtaaacaggCCGTGGTGTCGGACTCACCTGATTGAGCGTGACAAACTCTGCATCCAGTCCCACCAAGTCACCAGCCTGCGGCATCTCACTGACCATGAGGGGGATGAAAGTGGCGTGACTCTTCCTCTGCTTCCGCGCCAACGAAGCTTCTGTCAGCAGCACGCTAGCGTCTATGGGATTTTTAACTGAGACAAACAGCAAAGCAGGAGCGGGTAAATGAATCCACTGAATGCGAACCTACAGGTAAAAACTCCAGATTTAATGTCCGGAGACTTACTGCGGAGGTCGTATTTGCTATGGTAGTTCCTTTTGGCATAATATAGAATGGCTGGCACTTTCCAGCTCACGTCAAACTGTGCAGCTTCAGTCTTTGAcgaacaaaagaaaagacaatattttCACATGGCTGCAAACATGACATTTCATTACCATGATTTAAATATGTGGTAAAATATTTACCTTGTCAATTGGCTCAATGAGGAAATCATTGAAAAGGTACCACTGCTGGTGTGTGACTCCCTGAAACAAACGCACGTATCACTTTAAAGGTCAGTTTCAAACACAGATTTGATGTGGCCCAGTATAAAAAACCAACTAACTCTGACTTTGCAGAAGCAGATTCTCTCAGACTGTATTTTCTAATTTAAGCTTCACTCACCTCTTTCCTTTGATGGTAGGTCTCTCCCACTTTGATGTGTGCAACCAAGTTTCCACCTGTGCGAGCGTCCAGGATGTGAGGCACCGTGACCACCAGGTCATACAGAGAGGCGCCCTCCGCCTCTTCGGCAGCACTTAACTGGTGGGAGATGATAAGACGGGTCATTAATTGCATGTCAATCTTAACGCCACAATGAAAAACCAATTATTACATGTTCAGCAAGCAAAAATTAAgaaccaaaatgtgttttaatctaGAAATCAGTTGAAAATCTttctccctcacctcctctcctccaggccAGCTGCTAATCTCCAGTCCCTGACTTTTGCTGATGGACATCTTGAGAGCCAGAGGGATCCAGACATGTCGCAGATCCTCTGCCCGAGTGTCAAAGGTGAAGCCTTCCATACTGCATACCTCCTCACCACTGCACAAGGATGTACTGCAAGTGGTGTTTAGACACATTCAACTGATAAAAATGATGTTATTTGTAGAGCTTACACGATAAATCagatagacagaaaaatgaactgGCAACTAAACTGacaatttattaattgtttaaatcGATTTTCACACAGAAATGCTAAAAGAATCACAGCTCatgcatttcaaatgtaaagttctgctcttcttctctcatttatgtcattgtaaattgaatatctatGGGTTTGGGACTATTGTTTGGACAAGACAAGCAATGTGACGACATCTGGGAGATTATGATGGttatttctcagtgtttttctgatgttttatagactaaatgattcatcgattaattgaaaacattaaacgataatgaaaataattgttcatttaacctttttttttttttatatttaaaaaggatCTTACTCCAAGCACCACTCGCTGGGCATCGGTGGGGGTTCCTTAGGTTTTACAGGTTCCATCGCCTCTTTTTGCATGGCCTTATTGAAGGCATACTGTGaagacaacaaagaaaacagttaTATAATCCATGTGATTAGCAACATGCCATTTTCAAAGTGTAATTCAAAACTTGTCaggatggaaataaaaacaaaatgagtgcCATTTACCTCAGCCTGAACCTTCCAGAATTCAGCCTCTTTAGCACTGTTCACCTCACAGTTTATAACCAGAACATCTGGTAGACATCGAATGTTGCGTGTTTGCACCTAGAGTGGTACGCAAAAACATAATCACACTGCAAAATGGATTCAAATCAGGCTAGACTACAAATGTATTATCTGTTAATGTGAACTGCTGATGTGTCTGAATGGGGGCTGTAACTCACTGTGGGCTGATACTTCTCACAGTTTTCACACCACGCCTGAGTGCTCTGCTCCAGACAGATGCTTTTCTTCAGGATCTCAGCAAAGTCATGCTCCTTTATTGTCTTTTCTGACAGGTCAAAGTGAATTGAATATTGTTCAGTGTCAACAAACACGGAACTATTTCATGGTCTTTTTTGCAGACTCTCAGCTCAGCCTTCTGAAGAATATCAATGCACAGTAGCGTGGAAGAGCACCGGGATCTCACCTTGAGAGTTCTGTTCAGGGTAGTGCATGGTGAAGAGCAACGTGAGGGAGGATCGGACCGTCTCCTTGCCACAGCGACACAGGCTGCTGTTCTCAACTTCACATCCAAACAATTTTCCAATGACAGACTCACCAGAGGAGCCCAGAGAGCTGCGAGAAATGGATcatcaacacaacacaaaacaaataaatgattacaTTTCCCTTAACTTATTTCTGCAAAACCTCTGTCCTCAAATACCTCCAGGCTGTATAGTGGGCATGGCCCAAGTTTTGTTCAGGTAATTATTTGGCTCTACACTAACTTGGACACTGacatctgtttttgttggttgCTCTGACCTGCTGCTGGCTCCCCTGTAGGCCTGCGGACCTTCCTGCTCCTGTGTCTCCTGGTGGAGCTGGGTGAGGATGAAGCGGTTCCAGCTTTGGATTAAGCGACCAAGTCTGGCCTTCCCTGTTTGCTCGTCCGAGTCTGCGAGGATAAGGCCCAGCGCTGACGCTTCAGGGATGGTGCGAAACGCTCGGAGGAAATTACTGGCCTTgagaagaggagacaggagaggcGGCGTTGGAAAATCTACGTGGTAGACAATGTGCAGCTACAACACAATGTGGACGAAATTTTAACACCTCTGATTTGCCACAGGGATCCACCTACTATTATTCAgagaaataataacaaatagcTACCTGACATGGATCTCCTCGTGACAAATCCAACATGTGGAAGAGGAAGCCGAGCTCACAGGCCAAACAAAACTCCTTCTGGCACAAATGATTCTGCACTAGACATCGGATTGGCTCCAGGAAATATAATACCTAACATGCCCACACAAAAACAGGAGAACAACAACTCTGCatcagtaaaagacaaaaacaacttttaaatattgtttaaaaaatacatttcaccaaacaaacaaaaaagaagaagaaaagtacACTAAACTTTCCTAGTTGCTTACCTGGATCATGCAGTTACAGTAAGCATTGGGGATGTGAGGCTCCAGGCCAGCGAACAAGGTTCTGTTGTAATGTTTGAAGTCAAAGTCCTCTAGTCCGAGTTTAGAGTATTTAATTGTGACCTGATACAGCACAAGGATGTTTTCATCACATAATTCagcaatcaaaaaaaatattataacaCAAAAATTAACTAATCATCCAATAAAATATGGCAAATTGTACCTTTCTGTACTTTTTGGGCACCATGTAGAGGTGTGGCTCTTCATCACGTCCAATTGGTGATTCGGG includes:
- the pan2 gene encoding PAN2-PAN3 deadenylation complex catalytic subunit PAN2 isoform X1, with product MMNFEGLDAGMGEYPPSLHGTLEAGMEPSMDPHLNPNLLQGVELDPEGLAVTVPEPVHLMEGMFSELHSAVSEVGIPVTATHFDLQEEMLWMGNHRGHVTSFFGPTMGRYSSFQVHSTDDIRHIQSLETGVLFLSKCNLKCYTRGGLVMFDYPMEEGADMHSLLMTDNNMLLMGGLQNYAVEVDLNTVQETQKFTVEVPGVAIMRQTSRFFFCGHTSGKITLRDLRTFKMEHEFDAFSGSLSDFDVHGNLLAACGFSSRGLNGLACDRFLMVYDLRMMRAVTPLQVHVDPLFLRFIPTYTSRLAIISQTGQCQFCEPTGLASLADIFHVNTVGQLLMSFDVSSSKQALAFGDSGGCVHLWSDAPEVSFNDYSRETEFALPCLVDTLPQLDWNHDLLPLSLIPMPLTSTEPLLSDWPTALATPSPRRAPPVDPEILRTMKTVGFIGYAANPRTRPRNQVPYKIKDVELDYDNYNQVPESPIGRDEEPHLYMVPKKYRKVTIKYSKLGLEDFDFKHYNRTLFAGLEPHIPNAYCNCMIQVLYFLEPIRCLVQNHLCQKEFCLACELGFLFHMLDLSRGDPCQASNFLRAFRTIPEASALGLILADSDEQTGKARLGRLIQSWNRFILTQLHQETQEQEGPQAYRGASSSSLGSSGESVIGKLFGCEVENSSLCRCGKETVRSSLTLLFTMHYPEQNSQEKTIKEHDFAEILKKSICLEQSTQAWCENCEKYQPTVQTRNIRCLPDVLVINCEVNSAKEAEFWKVQAEYAFNKAMQKEAMEPVKPKEPPPMPSEWCLDTSLCSGEEVCSMEGFTFDTRAEDLRHVWIPLALKMSISKSQGLEISSWPGGEELSAAEEAEGASLYDLVVTVPHILDARTGGNLVAHIKVGETYHQRKEGVTHQQWYLFNDFLIEPIDKTEAAQFDVSWKVPAILYYAKRNYHSKYDLRIKNPIDASVLLTEASLARKQRKSHATFIPLMVSEMPQAGDLVGLDAEFVTLNQEEAELRSDGTKSTIKPSQMSVARITCVRGQGPNEGVPFIDDYISTQEQVVDYLTQYSGIKPGDLDAKISSKHLTTLKSTYLKLRFLIDTGVRFVGHGLQKDFRVINLLVLKDQVIDTVYLFHLPRKRMISLRFLAWYFLDLNIQGETHDSIEDARTALQLYRKYLELSRGGGNDEVRKVLKGLYEKGRQLDWKVPDSDTGDGQGSPKSAAVFPSVMGL
- the pan2 gene encoding PAN2-PAN3 deadenylation complex catalytic subunit PAN2 isoform X2, which gives rise to MMNFEGLDAGMGEYPPSLHGTLEAGMEPSMDPHLNPNLLQGVELDPEGLAVTVPEPVHLMEGMFSELHSAVSEVGIPVTATHFDLQEEMLWMGNHRGHVTSFFGPTMGRYSSFQVHSTDDIRHIQSLETGVLFLSKCNLKCYTRGGLVMFDYPMEEGADMHSLLMTDNNMLLMGGLQNYAVEVDLNTVQETQKFTVEVPGVAIMRQTSRFFFCGHTSGKITLRDLRTFKMEHEFDAFSGSLSDFDVHGNLLAACGFSSRGLNGLACDRFLMVYDLRMMRAVTPLQVHVDPLFLRFIPTYTSRLAIISQTGQCQFCEPTGLASLADIFHVNTVGQLLMSFDVSSSKQALAFGDSGGCVHLWSDAPEVSFNDYSRETEFALPCLVDTLPQLDWNHDLLPLSLIPMPLTSTEPLLSDWPTALATPSPRRAPPVDPEILRTMKTVGFIGYAANPRTRPRNQVPYKIKDVELDYDNYNQVPESPIGRDEEPHLYMVPKKYRKVTIKYSKLGLEDFDFKHYNRTLFAGLEPHIPNAYCNCMIQVLYFLEPIRCLVQNHLCQKEFCLACELGFLFHMLDLSRGDPCQASNFLRAFRTIPEASALGLILADSDEQTGKARLGRLIQSWNRFILTQLHQETQEQEGPQAYRGASSSSLGSSGESVIGKLFGCEVENSSLCRCGKETVRSSLTLLFTMHYPEQNSQEKTIKEHDFAEILKKSICLEQSTQAWCENCEKYQPTVQTRNIRCLPDVLVINCEVNSAKEAEFWKVQAEYAFNKAMQKEAMEPVKPKEPPPMPSEWCLDTSLCSGEEVCSMEGFTFDTRAEDLRHVWIPLALKMSISKSQGLEISSWPGGEELSAAEEAEGASLYDLVVTVPHILDARTGGNLVAHIKVGETYHQRKEGVTHQQWYLFNDFLIEPIDKTEAAQFDVSWKVPAILYYAKRNYHSKYDLRIKNPIDASVLLTEASLARKQRKSHATFIPLMVSEMPQAGDLVGLDAEFVTLNQEEAELRSDGTKSTIKPSQMSVARITCVRGQGPNEGVPFIDDYISTQEQVVDYLTQYSGIKPGDLDAKISSKHLTTLKSTYLKLRFLIDTGVRFVGHGLQKDFRVINLLVLKDQVIDTVYLFHLPRKRMISLRFLAWYFLDLNIQGETHDSIEDARTALQLYRKYLELSRGGGNDEVRKVLKGLYEKGRQLDWKVPDSDTGDGQGAAVFPSVMGL
- the pan2 gene encoding PAN2-PAN3 deadenylation complex catalytic subunit PAN2 isoform X3 produces the protein MEGMFSELHSAVSEVGIPVTATHFDLQEEMLWMGNHRGHVTSFFGPTMGRYSSFQVHSTDDIRHIQSLETGVLFLSKCNLKCYTRGGLVMFDYPMEEGADMHSLLMTDNNMLLMGGLQNYAVEVDLNTVQETQKFTVEVPGVAIMRQTSRFFFCGHTSGKITLRDLRTFKMEHEFDAFSGSLSDFDVHGNLLAACGFSSRGLNGLACDRFLMVYDLRMMRAVTPLQVHVDPLFLRFIPTYTSRLAIISQTGQCQFCEPTGLASLADIFHVNTVGQLLMSFDVSSSKQALAFGDSGGCVHLWSDAPEVSFNDYSRETEFALPCLVDTLPQLDWNHDLLPLSLIPMPLTSTEPLLSDWPTALATPSPRRAPPVDPEILRTMKTVGFIGYAANPRTRPRNQVPYKIKDVELDYDNYNQVPESPIGRDEEPHLYMVPKKYRKVTIKYSKLGLEDFDFKHYNRTLFAGLEPHIPNAYCNCMIQVLYFLEPIRCLVQNHLCQKEFCLACELGFLFHMLDLSRGDPCQASNFLRAFRTIPEASALGLILADSDEQTGKARLGRLIQSWNRFILTQLHQETQEQEGPQAYRGASSSSLGSSGESVIGKLFGCEVENSSLCRCGKETVRSSLTLLFTMHYPEQNSQEKTIKEHDFAEILKKSICLEQSTQAWCENCEKYQPTVQTRNIRCLPDVLVINCEVNSAKEAEFWKVQAEYAFNKAMQKEAMEPVKPKEPPPMPSEWCLDTSLCSGEEVCSMEGFTFDTRAEDLRHVWIPLALKMSISKSQGLEISSWPGGEELSAAEEAEGASLYDLVVTVPHILDARTGGNLVAHIKVGETYHQRKEGVTHQQWYLFNDFLIEPIDKTEAAQFDVSWKVPAILYYAKRNYHSKYDLRIKNPIDASVLLTEASLARKQRKSHATFIPLMVSEMPQAGDLVGLDAEFVTLNQEEAELRSDGTKSTIKPSQMSVARITCVRGQGPNEGVPFIDDYISTQEQVVDYLTQYSGIKPGDLDAKISSKHLTTLKSTYLKLRFLIDTGVRFVGHGLQKDFRVINLLVLKDQVIDTVYLFHLPRKRMISLRFLAWYFLDLNIQGETHDSIEDARTALQLYRKYLELSRGGGNDEVRKVLKGLYEKGRQLDWKVPDSDTGDGQGSPKSAAVFPSVMGL